A single Mercenaria mercenaria strain notata chromosome 9, MADL_Memer_1, whole genome shotgun sequence DNA region contains:
- the LOC123546407 gene encoding usherin-like, producing MQGLWLFKLFLLCILKTKSVYGETFIFPTNFSDTVAQYSTISATSTCSTGGTYNCNSACPNRNTFPTSQAPLKNLPANCKGLSSSEYPSSSAANTANGTVKFNGNTNDCVIEEPVTSSSQKYFAVTAWIKVSCSSTCEILSIDQNGLRLEYRSSKFNLGNTEGAIASSSQWYLVVIRYDGTLSWFVNNAKQTDISFTGSGTHTLKLGPKTNLTTLDTISMVDARWYSDSLTDREVDSLYIGTFKRIILMSDCRCPVTHPTLVQDTLPVQNMKCKNGDSIEVLRLGTSVHIPEYMTDKDNSTSWISENEKNINVTLTLKNQFQIKSISVNGIKNAPTSLQVILFIGTTENRVLNFKSSCGGNAGHCDSLNTSSSGESFSYNFDPSSVKKRTEYQELIADKIVVQAMFSAKSYFTVSELKLEARCNCFGQDQGCSISQGNYTCNCISSSETTSKHCDQCKDEFYRSTDDFKCGNSCSCNTTGRLDNICDQVGGQCKCRANIEDRQCTKCKHNTGGFSSSGCTACPCNPEGITSCSDSLTCICKQNVETTTGNCATCLPNYYDITKSSGCTFCDCDASGTMDVEPNCNNNTGKCECKVNVQGQKCSACKDTYFGLSADKEAGCENCSCNIVGSESLTCNNVTGQCPCVDGKDHNDDGNRQCIPGELKLEPSFGPIAGGTLLTLTGTLLGMKAQVALKLDGEQQREVNRSLTFIIFKTKNFTEGEKSLSLTWTNLGKTYRDERFERETGSFTYRKNPQLIVPTAPVRSFSSGGCTLRLLGSNLDSVAYPKMRVYLNKGLEAESVCSSEPAGLYCQTPMVDQVGTNLTLSYGFGLDGVTTFENVSRTYGTMLMVVADPVVYVSNSETFRNTFDKVFKIKVALFKWFTLVYILVPF from the exons ATGCAGGGTCTTTGGCTCTTCAAACTATTTTTGTTATGTATCTTGAAAACAAAGAGTGTATATGgagaaacatttatatttccaacgAATTTCTCAGACACTGTTGCACAGTACAGTACTATTAGTGCAACAAGTACTTGCTCTACTGGCGGAACATATAACTGCAATTCGGCATGTCCTAACAGAAATACATTTCCAACTTCTCAAGCTCCTTTAAAGAATCTACCTGCAAACTGCAAGGGATTGAGTTCCAGTGAATATCCAAGCAGCAGTGCAGCTAATACAGCAAATGGAACTGTTAAGTTCAATGGTAACACAAACGATTGTGTAATCGAAGAACCTGTTACGTCTAGTAGTCAAAAATACTTTGCAGTTACAGCATGGATTAAAGTTTCCTGCAGTAGTACTTG TGAGATATTAAGTATTGACCAAAATGGACTGCGATTGGAATATAGGAGTTCAAAATTTAACTTGGGCAACACAGAAGGAGCTATTGCCTCGTCATCGCAATGGTATTTGGTTGTCATCAGg TATGACGGGACGCTGTCATGGTTTGTAAACAATGCAAAACAGACAGATATATCGTTTACGGGAAGCGGAACACACACCTTAAAACTTGGACCAAAAACTA ATCTGACTACCCTAGATACAATTAGCATGGTAGACGCTCGCTGGTATTCCGACTCCCTCACAGACag GGAAGTCGATTCTTTGTACATCGGAACATTTAAAAGAATCATCTTAATGTCGGATTGTAG ATGCCCAGTAACACATCCAACCTTGGTACAAGATACATTACCGGTGCAGaatatgaaatgtaaaaatggtGATAGCATAGAAGTGTTACGACTAGGTACAAGCGTTCACATTCCAGAATACATGACTGACAAAGATAATTCAACATCATGGATCTctgaaaatgaaaagaacatCAATGTAACGCTGACGCTGAAAAACCAGTTCCAG ATAAAAAGTATTTCTGTCAACGGTATCAAGAATGCACCCACTAGCCTACAAGTCATATTGTTCATTGGCACGACAGAAAACAGGGTTCTTAACTTCAAGTCATCTTGTGGTGGAAATGCTGGACACTGCGATTCGCTCAATACCAGTTCAAG CGGTGAatctttttcatataattttgatCCGAGTTCAGTAAAAAAGCGAACAGAATATCAAGAGTTGATCGCTGATAAAATTGTTGTGCAGGCAATGTTTTCTGCAAAGAGCTATTTCACTGTGAGTGAACTGAAACTGGAGGCAAG ATGCAACTGCTTTGGACAAGACCAAGGTTGTTCCATCTCACAAGGCAATTACACATGCAATTGTATCTCATCTTCTGAAACAACCAGCAAACATTGTGACCAATGTAAGGACGAGTTCTATCGTTCAACTGATGACTTTAAATGTGGAAACTCTTGTAGCTGCAACACAACTGGTAGATTAGATAACATATGCGACCAG gTTGGTGGACAATGCAAATGTCGCGCAAACATTGAAGATCGACAGTGTACAAAATGCAAACATAACACAGGAGGCTTTAGTAGTAGCGGGTGTACTGCATGCCCTTGTAATCCTGAGGGTATAACCAGTTGCAGTGATAGTCTTACCTGCATCTGTAAACAAAATGTAGAAACCACTACTGGTAATTGCGCAACATGTTTACCAAACTATTATGATATTACAAAATCTTCTGGCTGCACATTCTGTGATTGCGATGCTTCAGGCACAATGGATGTGGAACCCAACTGTAATAATAACACTGGGAAATGTGAATGTAAAGTTAATGTACAAG GTCAGAAATGCAGCGCCTGTAAAGATACATATTTTGGTTTGTCCGCGGACAAGGAAGCTGGTTGTGAGAACTGTTCATGTAACATTGTCGGATCAGAGTCCTTGACGTGTAATAATGTCACTGGTCAATGTCCGTGTGTTGATGGAAAGGATCACAACGATGATGGGAACAGGCAGTGT ATACCTGGTGAATTGAAATTAGAACCAAGTTTTGGGCCAATAGCCGGAGGCACATTGTTGACATTGACAGGAACATTACTTGGTATGAAAGCACAAGTTGCTCTTAAGCTTGATGgagaacaacaaagagaagttaacAG AAGCCTGACATTTATTATCTTCAAGACAAAGAATTTTACAGAAGGTGAAAAATCATTATCTCTTACATGGACAAATCTAGGTAAAACGTATCGTGATGAGAGATTTGAAAGAGAAACAGGAAGCTTCACATACAGGAAAAATCCGCAGCTCATTGTACCGACAGCGCCAGTCAGGAGTTTTTCAAG CGGCGGCTGCACACTTCGACTACTAGGCAGTAACCTGGACAGCGTGGCTTATCCAAAGATGCGAGTGTACCTGAACAAAGGGCTTGAGGCAGAATCA GTCTGCTCCTCGGAGCCTGCTGGATTGTATTGCCAAACACCAATGGTCGATCAAGTTGGTACAAACCTGACTCTTTCATACGGCTTCGGACTGGACGGAGTTACAACGTTCGAGAATGTTTCTAGAACATATGGAACAATGTTGATGGTTGTTGCCGACCCTGTAGTTTACGTCAGTAATTCGGAAACATTCAGGAACACGTTTGACAAAGTCTTCAAAATAAAGGTAGCTTTATTTAAATGGTTTACACTGGTTTATATTCTTGTACCTTTTTGA